Proteins encoded in a region of the Dehalococcoidia bacterium genome:
- a CDS encoding BTAD domain-containing putative transcriptional regulator: MLAARTQPPRPAADTLPRSRLLNALQRHAGRKLQLVVAPAGFGKTTLLADFARGAAHPVAWAALDAGDRDLAVCIETLAEALRLHCPTFGERLLATLRGSSDVEQRALPLARLFALDVAEHMDGFAVLVLDDYHEVNESPPIAQFMDELLRLLPENLRLILASRALPSLTVSRLIVEQQLFGLGEADLRFTAAELLTLLRRRGVQIAPEQARELAEGAEGWVAGFLLSVPRLWEGLVGGLIAARGGDGPLYDYLAAEAFDRQPAEVQRFLLATAIPECVDAGLCGALLGAGNWVAMLDRVEFAGLFVQRLASSPSDFRYHRLFRVFLQTRLRRTRPAEFARLHGVAARLLAAREEWPAALQHFLSAGEPLEAAALVARIFPRLEQSGRWRALAEVVAALPAEAAAAQPGVNLAGARAALLIGDLAQAERFALAAIAAAVGGDAPLEARGLAALGSVRRQQGRTREALQALSRARELAPEDAALVAAVRRDHGKCLGVQGDFAAAAVELSAALEYFDRAGDEHEAARAEFGLGVALTKAGQLARAIAAYESCLARWRRLGDLAMQAEMLNALGCAYGYRGDYARARDTLTEGLRLARDGGNDSIEGLTQHSLGEILLQTGDLAGARAAFERGLATMQDLGSLWAVTAIYDSLALTAAFAGDLTRAEEHAHHALGLARRQESRYLEALCSLTLGAIESRMGRPQALTTLLAAADAFAAMGAPREHTRAHLWLMQAQYAAGAERAANRHLRAALRGAGELGGDAVLDLHARWDAAPLLAAAASGIEPARIEAVLARTGQKLPPGSSAPAVRLPALAVRALGPGTLLIDGERPVDFVSYKARELYFYLLHGGPRRQEQILDALWPDAPIDRARTNLHTAAYRLRKAIHHDAIVLSSGIYRVNEELIVSYDVREFERLLHEAASASGDQAVALLDGAVARYTGKFLEQLEAEWCAEPRTRLEQRYLLALDRLSDAHAAAGEPSECIAAAERLLARDPLREAAYARVIRASLRLGDRAAARRCYERCAAVLRDELGILPGAELQALATQLRA, encoded by the coding sequence GTGCTCGCCGCTAGAACCCAGCCTCCTCGCCCTGCCGCGGATACGCTCCCACGCTCGCGGCTGCTGAACGCGCTTCAGCGCCACGCCGGCCGCAAGCTGCAACTCGTCGTGGCGCCGGCCGGTTTCGGCAAGACGACGCTGCTGGCCGATTTCGCCCGCGGCGCCGCGCATCCCGTCGCCTGGGCCGCGCTGGATGCCGGCGACCGTGACCTCGCCGTCTGCATCGAGACCCTGGCCGAGGCGCTGCGTCTCCACTGCCCCACGTTCGGTGAGCGGCTGCTCGCCACTCTGCGTGGCTCAAGCGACGTGGAGCAACGCGCCCTGCCCCTGGCTCGTCTGTTCGCCCTGGACGTGGCCGAACACATGGACGGCTTCGCGGTGCTGGTGCTCGACGATTACCACGAGGTGAACGAGAGTCCGCCGATCGCGCAGTTCATGGACGAGCTGCTGCGCCTCTTGCCCGAGAACCTGCGCTTGATCCTCGCCAGCCGCGCCTTGCCGTCGCTGACCGTCTCCCGGTTGATCGTGGAACAGCAGCTTTTCGGGCTGGGCGAGGCGGATCTACGTTTCACCGCCGCGGAACTGCTGACGCTGTTGCGCCGCCGCGGCGTCCAAATCGCGCCCGAGCAGGCGCGCGAGCTGGCCGAGGGCGCCGAGGGCTGGGTGGCGGGCTTTCTGCTCTCCGTGCCGCGGCTGTGGGAAGGGCTGGTGGGCGGCCTGATCGCGGCCCGCGGCGGCGATGGCCCGCTCTACGACTACCTGGCGGCCGAGGCGTTCGACCGCCAGCCGGCGGAGGTGCAGCGCTTCCTGCTCGCCACGGCGATTCCCGAATGCGTGGATGCCGGCCTCTGCGGAGCGTTGCTCGGCGCCGGCAACTGGGTGGCGATGCTCGATCGCGTCGAGTTCGCCGGCCTGTTTGTGCAGCGGCTGGCGAGCAGCCCCTCGGACTTTCGCTACCATCGACTCTTTCGCGTCTTCCTGCAAACGCGCCTGCGGCGCACGCGGCCGGCCGAGTTCGCGCGGTTGCACGGCGTGGCGGCGCGGCTGCTGGCGGCGCGCGAGGAGTGGCCGGCGGCGTTGCAGCACTTCCTGAGCGCGGGCGAGCCGCTGGAGGCGGCCGCGCTGGTGGCGCGCATCTTCCCGCGCCTGGAACAGAGCGGACGCTGGCGGGCGCTGGCGGAGGTGGTCGCGGCGCTCCCGGCCGAGGCCGCCGCCGCTCAACCCGGCGTGAACCTTGCCGGCGCCCGGGCGGCGCTGTTGATCGGGGATCTCGCCCAGGCCGAGCGGTTCGCGCTGGCGGCGATCGCCGCGGCTGTCGGCGGCGACGCCCCGCTCGAAGCCAGGGGCTTGGCGGCGCTGGGCAGCGTGCGGCGGCAGCAGGGGCGCACGCGCGAGGCGCTCCAGGCGCTGAGCCGCGCCCGCGAGCTGGCGCCCGAGGATGCGGCGTTGGTCGCCGCCGTGCGTCGTGACCACGGTAAATGCCTCGGTGTGCAGGGCGATTTCGCCGCGGCCGCGGTTGAACTGAGCGCCGCGCTCGAGTACTTCGATCGCGCGGGTGACGAGCACGAGGCGGCGCGCGCCGAGTTTGGTCTGGGCGTTGCGCTGACCAAAGCCGGACAACTGGCGCGCGCCATCGCCGCCTACGAGTCTTGCCTGGCCCGCTGGCGGCGCCTCGGCGATCTGGCCATGCAGGCGGAGATGCTCAACGCGCTCGGCTGCGCCTACGGCTACCGCGGCGACTATGCCCGCGCCCGCGACACGTTGACCGAAGGGCTGCGGCTGGCACGCGATGGCGGCAACGATTCGATCGAGGGGCTGACCCAGCACTCGCTGGGCGAGATCCTGCTGCAGACGGGCGACCTGGCCGGCGCCCGCGCGGCCTTCGAGCGCGGCCTGGCGACGATGCAGGACCTGGGCTCACTGTGGGCCGTGACCGCGATCTACGACTCGCTAGCGCTTACCGCCGCCTTCGCCGGCGACTTAACGCGGGCGGAGGAGCACGCTCACCACGCCCTCGGCCTCGCCCGACGGCAGGAGTCGCGCTATCTTGAGGCGCTCTGCTCGCTGACGCTGGGCGCGATCGAGAGCCGGATGGGGCGGCCACAGGCCCTGACGACGTTGCTTGCCGCGGCCGACGCCTTCGCCGCGATGGGCGCCCCGCGCGAGCATACCCGCGCCCATCTGTGGCTGATGCAGGCGCAGTATGCGGCGGGCGCGGAGCGGGCAGCCAATCGTCACCTGCGTGCGGCGCTGCGCGGGGCGGGCGAGCTGGGCGGCGACGCGGTCCTCGATCTGCACGCGCGCTGGGATGCTGCGCCGCTGCTGGCGGCGGCCGCGAGCGGCATTGAGCCGGCGCGGATCGAGGCGGTGCTGGCCCGCACGGGTCAGAAGCTGCCGCCGGGCAGCAGCGCGCCGGCGGTGCGTTTGCCCGCGCTGGCAGTGCGCGCCCTCGGCCCGGGCACGCTGCTGATCGACGGCGAGCGCCCGGTGGACTTCGTCTCGTACAAGGCGCGGGAGCTGTACTTCTACCTGCTGCACGGCGGGCCGCGGCGCCAGGAGCAAATCCTCGACGCGCTCTGGCCCGATGCGCCGATCGACCGCGCGCGGACGAACCTGCATACGGCTGCCTACCGGCTGCGCAAGGCGATTCACCACGACGCAATCGTGCTCTCGTCGGGCATTTACCGGGTGAACGAAGAGCTGATCGTCTCCTACGACGTGCGCGAGTTTGAGCGGCTGCTGCACGAGGCCGCGAGCGCGAGCGGCGACCAGGCCGTCGCGCTGCTCGACGGCGCCGTCGCCCGCTATACGGGCAAGTTTCTGGAGCAGCTTGAAGCGGAGTGGTGCGCGGAGCCGCGCACGCGTCTGGAACAGCGCTATCTGCTGGCGCTCGACCGGCTGTCGGATGCGCACGCCGCCGCCGGCGAACCGAGCGAATGCATCGCGGCAGCCGAGCGCCTGCTGGCACGCGATCCCCTGCGCGAAGCCGCGTATGCCCGCGTCATCCGCGCCAGCCTGCGCCTTGGCGACCGCGCCGCCGCACGGCGTTGCTACGAGCGCTGCGCGGCGGTGCTGCGCGACGAGCTCGGCATCCTGCCCGGCGCCGAGCTGCAGGCGCTGGCAACGCAATTGCGCGCCTGA
- the sthA gene encoding Si-specific NAD(P)(+) transhydrogenase, whose amino-acid sequence MTSHYDLVVIGSGPAGEKGAARAAYFGKKVAIVERGPHLGGATVNTGTIPSKTLRETALYFSGLRQRGLYGIDYSLREGVTVVEFMHRERAVVETEWALIERNLKRHGIDLIWGEAAFVAPDRLRVDRNDGGRLELSADAFLIATGSVPNHPQHVPFDEDLVFDSDTILRMKRLPKSVAVVGGGIIGCEYAALFTALGLDVTQIVSSPQLLSFLDCEIRDRLQAHLESIGLRFVFNERVAGVQTRRDSVELTLTGGDTLHSEIVLYAAGRRGNVAGLGLEHAGVALNADGHVVVDECFRTGAPHIYAAGDVLGFPALASVSMEQGRAAITHAFGLPATEHVSAVCPMAVYSIPEVSTVGLSEEECRAKGVPYLVGRSYYDKSPRGQIIGDTAGMLKLVFSPEDKRLLGAHHIGELASELVHIGAHVMADNGTIDAFIDAVYNYPSLADSYKYAAYDGLGVRDQWLREQESRAGVQGGA is encoded by the coding sequence ATGACCTCTCACTACGACCTGGTGGTGATCGGCTCGGGCCCGGCAGGCGAGAAGGGCGCGGCGCGGGCGGCGTACTTCGGCAAGAAGGTGGCGATCGTCGAGCGCGGGCCGCACCTCGGCGGCGCCACCGTCAACACCGGCACGATCCCCTCGAAGACGCTGCGCGAGACGGCGCTCTACTTCTCCGGCCTGCGCCAGCGCGGTCTCTACGGTATCGACTACTCGCTGCGCGAGGGCGTCACCGTGGTGGAGTTCATGCACCGCGAGCGCGCCGTGGTCGAGACCGAGTGGGCGCTGATCGAGCGCAACCTCAAGCGCCACGGCATCGACCTGATCTGGGGCGAGGCCGCTTTCGTCGCGCCCGACCGGCTGCGCGTTGATCGGAACGACGGCGGCCGGCTGGAACTCAGCGCCGACGCCTTCCTGATCGCCACCGGCTCGGTGCCGAATCACCCGCAGCACGTGCCCTTCGACGAAGATCTGGTCTTCGACTCGGACACGATCCTGCGCATGAAGCGGCTGCCGAAGTCGGTCGCCGTGGTGGGCGGCGGCATCATCGGCTGCGAGTATGCGGCGCTGTTCACCGCACTCGGCCTGGACGTCACGCAGATCGTTTCCAGCCCGCAACTGCTCTCCTTCTTAGACTGCGAGATTCGCGACCGCCTGCAGGCGCACCTGGAGTCGATCGGCCTGCGCTTCGTCTTCAACGAGCGCGTGGCCGGCGTACAGACGCGGCGTGACTCCGTCGAGTTGACGCTCACCGGCGGCGACACGCTTCACAGCGAAATCGTGCTGTACGCGGCCGGCCGTCGCGGCAACGTTGCCGGACTCGGACTCGAGCACGCCGGCGTGGCGTTGAACGCGGACGGCCATGTGGTGGTAGACGAATGCTTCCGCACCGGCGCGCCGCACATCTATGCAGCGGGCGACGTGCTGGGCTTTCCCGCGCTCGCCTCCGTCTCGATGGAGCAGGGCCGTGCCGCCATCACGCATGCCTTCGGTCTGCCCGCCACCGAGCACGTCTCCGCCGTCTGCCCGATGGCCGTCTACAGCATTCCCGAAGTGTCTACCGTTGGCCTCTCCGAAGAGGAGTGCCGGGCGAAAGGCGTCCCCTACCTGGTGGGCCGCTCCTACTACGATAAGAGCCCGCGCGGCCAGATCATCGGCGATACGGCGGGCATGCTCAAGCTCGTCTTCTCGCCGGAGGACAAGCGGCTGCTCGGCGCCCACCATATCGGCGAGCTGGCCTCCGAGCTGGTGCACATTGGCGCGCATGTGATGGCCGATAACGGCACGATCGACGCCTTCATCGATGCGGTCTACAACTATCCCAGCCTCGCCGACTCCTACAAGTACGCCGCCTACGACGGGCTTGGCGTGCGCGATCAGTGGCTGCGCGAGCAGGAGTCGCGGGCCGGTGTCCAGGGCGGCGCGTAG